The stretch of DNA TTATACTTGTTAAAGTGATGTAAATATGTGCAGGTTGACTCTTTATCAGCATTGGCCgtgcaaggttcaggatgatttaaaacagtagatggggtattgagccattttcaaacaATGAAATGCTGACTTTTATAACTGGGGTATAAAATGATATCAACACCAacattgatgtgtttcatcacagtacagtcatatcatttattttacagctcagaaaaaaaatgttatgaagtgtgcagtacctctttaagaaacatttttcttattacatagttttatatttttttcgtaatagtttatttttatgctttcctttttaatataaatgattttaGTGTATTGTGACtacttttgttttccatttttagatttattttagtgtttttttgttttattttgttttttactttttgaagaCTATGGACACAATGTAGTGTGATATGAAACtgatttgtaaaaaaatgttcttctctAATGTCCCTAATCTTTATTGTGATGTGATCCTGCTTTCTATAGTATTGTTCAATTTCCTACTTATGTTTCCTTACGAAGAGCTCAgtatcatttttttatatttgaaggGGAGAACCTTTTTAAATTCTTTGGTGAGAGCCTTTAGCATATATATTAACAAGCTGTTTGTATGGTGCTATTTGTCTAAGTGAACTTTGACTGATAAAGGTCTGAGGaccaaaatgttgtaaataaagTGAGTACAAATGATGGACCCTGTGGGGGattctttgttttctgagaACTTTAAAAGATTTctttctaaatgaaaacaggatTGATTTTTGGATTTATCAGATATGTGCATATCCACAAAGTAAGACAGAGCAGAATTCAATTTTGAGCAGCCACTTCTTACAAAATGGCCTCCAATGAAGCCAAGAGAGTTCGAGATGCAACAAGTGTAGGGCTCATTACTGTAGAGGCCAGATGAATTGGACAACTAAGGTGCCGTCTCCTGTTTGGCAATTTTATAATTTCTCTGATACAGAGAACTAAGGAATGCTGGGaagataaaacaattaaataaacagttaatgcacAGTACACAGGAAATAAACAGGATGAAGTAGATTATTTTGTAATGTCTAAACACTGTGTAAATGACCTCTTAAAAGCTACTCTCTTGCTTAAAAGCCACATAAGccactgctgttttatttattgtcagACCACGAGGTAATCAAGCAATAAATAATTCTGTTCAACAGCTAGCAAGCCCAATAAACAATATGTGAGTATACTAACCTGATTAACATATCAATGTAGGTTTACTGCATAGCATGTTGCCACCAACTATTTACGATGTGCAGTGTCAGCATTATTATGGACAATATGTACTGAAAATCATACAATGGCATATAATGATGCATTCGAAATCTAGTTCAAGCTTCCAAGTTGGACAAGTGCAAGTCATATGTTTGTGACTAATTATGTTCCAACCTTTCATGCTGTGCTGATGaattttatgtataaatttacGTGTCGATTAACGaactcaaaaaaaatgtaatcataagGGCCTTAACTGAACCTACACAacgttatttttttatttttatacttataTGTATCTATCTGAAATAAATTTAAGTAAGTAAGTACATATAACCAACCAAAACTTTTGTTTATGTTAAGTCAACATTGGCAGTACTCCATCTCTCCTGGATACAACATTCATCATGACTAATAACATCAGAGACAGAATACAGCAGACCTGAGCAGACAGGAACTGATGAGGCACTTGAGCACGTAACCCCTGGGAGGGGTTCATCGGATGCATGCCAGGTTGGTGCATCCCTCGAGGCTGAGGCATCCCTCCACCACTGCCAACAAACACTCCATGGCCACCCATCTGGTGTTCAATGGAAACCATAAAACAAAAGTATTACATTTGCTGTGAATATTTCTCATCTCATCATAGTAATTTTTACACTTAAGTCCTAAAGTGAGCAGAAGTAACACTTGACTTAGATTTTTACACCCATGTAGCAGatattgttgatataaaaattgaaataatacaatatgataactaaatttaaaaatggaagGTCTGGAAAGTGACTTAATACTAGTGAGCACTATAAACACTTACCTTTTCACCATACGGCCCCATGTCAACAGAACCCATGTCTTTGGAACTAGGCAAGCGGTAACCTCCAccacctcttcctccccttcGCATCTCTCCGTTATAGTCAGTTATTCCTCTCTTGTCTACTTCCATCTTTTTGTCATCACTTGGGTCATCACCCTAAGAAAAGACAACAATTCATTTAGTGGCCTTGCACTCATTCATAGGACACTAACAGAGGCCTCATTGATAATCCATCCATCCTAATGGCATTATCAATATGGGTCATTACAACTGCTGATTCTTCTTTAGTGAATTAACATCTTACCAGAAGACCCATGTTTGAAAACTGGCGTGACACTGGGTTCATCCAACTGTCCCCACCTCCACTCTTTGGGAAAGAAATTGAAACATCATTCtcagtcaaaaaagaaaatgaaaaaagtacaaatgatAGTCAGCATTGAAGATAAAGTTAAAAAACCAATTGAGAACTGATTTGTCATAATACAATGAACCAAGAGAGGCCACATAaacttgtttgtgtgtcctaGAACCTCCTGTTCCCTACCTTGATGTTGCTTCTCTTTCCTCCGTGAGTCTGACCCCAGCCTCCAGAGTTGAAGGAGGAACTGCTTCCCTGGGACCCAGTGCTGTTCCAGACCCCTCCACCGCCATCATCTTCCTCATCCCAGCTGGGGTGACGGGAGGCTGCAACAGAGCCCTCTCCCTTCCCGCCCCAGCTTTCCATCGACTTGGTGCCTGCGGCAAAGACAAAGCAGATGGTTATGATCATGTTAGCCGCCATTTCTCTAGCTTCCCTCTGTTTGGAacttgtgttttgaaaatgaatccCATTCAAACTGAGAGATGTGTAACGTTGCTTGATTTGAGACTCAGCATCATGTCTCGAAATGATAGTAAGTATCAACTACTCAGAATTCAgatattgtaatattttgaattacacatttttttctattcttacCAGGTTTACCAGGGTTGGCTGAAGGGTTCCCCCATCCAGAGGCTTTGCCAGGTTCATCTGGATCCCCCCAACTTGTTGCTCCATCTGACGCCTGGCCCCATGCAGCTGTACCATTATCCACAGATTGTGCACCTCCTCCCCACATACCTGGACCTGGAGATTGATGAAATTGGATAAAGCACTTTAGAATGTgccaaagaaaaatatcacGATAAATATGTGACACTGATGAGAAGAGTCAGTATGGTCAATGAGGTGTCAATGAGGCTGACATTAGCAAATATTTTTGtgctctgctgcagctttttcTGATATATGGCatcaaagacataaaaaataattgtgacATTGCTGAAACTCATAAAGTGATGGCAGAGTAAAGAAAAATTTGCAATATTTTAACAACAATTCAAACGCTGATGCTCAATCTACTTTGGGTGTCGCTTGCCAAATGCCCACTTATTTGTAAACTTCTGCTTACCCACTGCAGCAGGGTTTGTGTCCCTGCTGTGCTGCATCCCCTGCTGCCTTCTAGGTGGTTGTTGCTGCATGGATGGTGGTGGGGCCTTCTGACCATGGCTTTGGCTAGGTGTTGCACCTTTCTTGTCCCACAAGTTCACATTCTTGCTGTTGTAGCGAGTCGGGTCTCCCCAGGCCGAAGTGCCATCGTCAATCTCCATTTTGCGACTGATGGACTGAGGGGAGGGTTCTTCCCAGCCACTGGGCTCCAGGGTGTCCCCCCCACCTCCAGAGATTTGGGGGATTGGGCCAGAGGTCCAGCCTGAACTTTGGTTCTGAATCTTGGATGGTGGACCCCCACCTCCAACAGTGGACCGGCTGTTCCACCCTCCTTGTATGGGACCTCCTGGTGGCTGCTGGCCCTGTGATTGGTGTTGCTGTTGATTTGGGGCTTTCATTGGTGCCACTTGGCTGTTTGGtatctgtgctgctgctgtgtggggCTTGGCAGTCCCCCAGTCCTGGTGGGATTTGCCTCCCCCCACATCTCCCCCTCCCCATCCTATTCGCTGAGATCCCCCTTCATCCAAATTACCCCAGGAAGATCCCTCATCAGAGTTGCTTCCACCTCTGCTTCGGCGGTCTCCCCACCCACCTCCAGGTATAGAGTCTCTCTGTCCccagtctcctcctcctccacactgtCCTCCCCAAGCAGCTGCCTCTCCTCTTCCAGTCCCCTTCCATCCCCCTGTCCCTTTATCCTCTGGACCATTTGCCCACCCACTACCCTGTTCTCCAATGTCTCTCCTgttccctcctccttctctgtgaTCCCTCCATTGTTGTTCTTCAGTGCCCCATCCTTTGCCCTGGTTCTCGGGTGGGAGATTACCCCAGCCTCCAGCTGCCTTCCCTGGGTTGCCCTCCATATCTTCTTCTGGCATTCCTGGCTTCCTTATAGTACTACCAGGCAAGTGAGGACCACAGGTGGACTGTGTAGCACCACCATCCCAGCCATCTTTCACTGTAGCAGGACCAGAGTTTAGGCTGGTCTTGTGACAGCCAGAAGATGAATCATTAGTTATTGAACTGGTGTTAGACGGGTACCCAGGAACGCGACTAGTGGTAGTGTTCATGGTTGCTGATGAGAATGCAGAGGATGATGAAGTGCTTCTTTCATATCTGTTTCCTACTCCTGCTGTGGTGTCCAAATCCCAGGCCACATTCTGTCGAATCTGGGTCTGCCCCCAGCCCATGTTAGAAAGAACCCTGGGGTCCAGGTCAGATCGATTCAGCATGCTAAGTAAGGCCACTTCAGCATTGGAGGTCTCGTGGGAGCGGTGGCGCACAGATGAAGTTCGGTCCTGCTTATGACTGCTCCCACTCCCCTCTCCACCACTTCCAGCTATTGAACCTCCTCCGCTAGAGGAGGAAGGTCCTCCACCTCCAGTGCCTCCactctgccctcctcctccaccccacTCCCCAACCACCCCATCCCCACTTTCCATCCCTTTCTGATTGTCCCAAGCTTTTGCCATAGTTTCAAACTTTGGTGAGGCAGAGTCCTGCAAAACGCTGCCACCAATACCTACACTGCCtccactactgctgctgttgctgctcccatctcctcctcttccacttgCTATTGCTAAGTTGCTTGAACTTACACCTCCCTCTGTGCCACCCCACTCTGCTTCTGAACTGCCTCCTTCCCACGCTCCCTGAGATACCACTGGGGTATTTGAGCCACCATCATTCCCCCTGCCCCACCCTGACTTCTCACTCTGACTACCAAAGCCCCAAACATTCCCTTCCTGCCCCTGAGCTCCAGTCCCTCCTCCACCCCACCCATCTGCCTGTGATGGACCTGCACTGAGGTCAGAGGACACTGGAGGCATGGATCTccaagaagaagcagcagctaAGGAAGAAGACGAAGAGCCAGAAAGATTACCACCCCCTTCTTCTTCAACACTAGCAACCCCACAGTCCCTCTCATCACCATCTTCTTCTTTTGGTCCTGCTCCTCGTGCTCCCCCGCCTGAACCCAGCTCCGGCCCTGGGTTTCCTAATTGCTGTTGCGGTTCTCCAGTCCTGGCCCCCACAGCTGTCTCAGTgtgctgctgatgaagaccgGTTTGATTCACAGATGAAAGAGAGTgagtggtgatgatggtggtgctGGCAGAGAACGAGGGAGCTGAAGTAATGGACAAGTGTAGTGGAAGGCCGTCGCTAGCTGACGTTGGTGTCCCACCCTGCACCAGGGCAGGCCAGGCAGAGGGGTTCACGTTGGGGTTGAAATTGGCACCAGAGACACTGCTGCCACCCACTGGGCTCTCCTGAGACCCAGGAAGAAGATGGGAGACTTTGGAATTGTAAAATGCTGCTGATCCTAGACCTGCCTCCACCTGAGAGGAGGTGGAAGAGCCCCAGACACCACCACTTGACTGAACACATTCATtaagtgaggaagaggaggaaagaggagaagaacGAGGTGGGGAAGGATTGTCCATGTTCcctactcctcctcctactGCTCCTCCCTTCTGCTGGATGTTTCTTTCACTCCATGAGGCActactgttgttattgttactgGGGCAGTCTTGCTCCTGCAACCCTCCTCCAGCCCCATCAGAACTCAATTTGGCCCCGCCTAGGATGCTTGGCCAATCCTCCAGGTCAGTCCCATCCACAATCACCTTCCCGCAGCCCTGAGAAGAGGACTGGCTGCCAGAGCCTGCCCCCCATGTGGAATTTGCATAAGTTGAAGTAGTAGAAGTAGAAGATGACGACAGAGCAGCGACACAtaatgaggatgaggagaagtTGGGGGGTGAAGGGGAGGATGAGCCCAGGTTGGAATCTATATGGACAAAATTGAGACCATTGGACTTAACTGACATGTTATGCACTGACAATACTAACTAATGACTTGTGTAACGTACCAAATGGTGGTCCCAATATATAATAGCTTTAAGACAGAAGATCACTAATGTTTGTTGCACATGGTACTCAGTGGactaaatattaaacataataatatctttttttttctgagacaTTGACCCACCTGCGCCTCCAGCTGTGCTTGCACCGGGGTTATCTGCTCCCTGTGAAGAAACAGGGGGGGGGCCTACCCAGCCACTGCCTCCTCCTGTacccccttcccctcctcctccccccagcAGCATGGAGGACAGTGGTGGCTGGCCCCTCTTCAGTAACACTTTATGGTCCTGCTGGCAGCGAAATCTTGGTGGAACCTCTCTGGACATGTATCGCTGCTGCTGGGAAGTCTGGCTTccagagggggaggaggagggctgtCCGTTGGCCACAGCAGTCCGCTGTTTTGCATTGTTCCCACCACCAGGAGGAACTTGTGCAGAAACCCCAGCTGCACCAGGACTGGGGGATGAGGGGGCAACAGGGCCAGGGCTGGGGGACACTGAGCCTGGGGTGGTGAGCGGCTGGGAGCAGGAGGGCTTGGCTGATTCTGGCactgaaatacacaaataatAAAGGGTGTGAATGTCTGATAGACTTAagcacaataaaaagaaaaaggcaataTGGGTATGTTACTCAAGGTAGGTTAAGCTACGTAacagtttaaattttttgaGAAAATCTGTAAAGTGGAGTGTGAGCATACATGTGCATACCCCACGCAATAATTTCCTTGGTCATCACAATGTATTAAAGTTTTTATAGGAAGTGGGCACTGCTGATTAAAGCAAATTTTACAGCAATACATAGAATTCATATCACTGAGGAGCATGatgatgacaaacacaaaagaatcATTACATACCTTTGATTTTCTGTTCTGTCACCTAAAATagaaagaataaatgaattaaatataagGCAGAAGAATATTTGCTGGTGGCAAATTGATAAAGcaacaagaaatgtttgttttcagattaCTACCTACATTAATCCATGTAGGTCTACAAGAGTGATCTTCCTAGGTTTTAGTGTCACTACTGTAACTGAGAAATAAACTAGCATGACACTGTTTcagcaaacataaaaatgtgaaatttgataTTCATTTTTACAATCATTCCCAAAGATTTAAGctttaaaacttaaaagttACCtgagaaaatattgaaaatggcAAATAATTTTTGAACTGTATTagcttcaattaaaaaaaaaaaaaaaaaaaatcctgggcTAGTAAGTGGGTAATGATATAGAAGCAGGAATATCACACAGATTATTTGCAAAATATACAGGCAAAGTCAGTTGTGAATGTTTGGTGACACTGTTTACCTTCTGAGAggtttcccttttccttttatcttctttcttctttttcttgtcttccaTGAACCACTGTTCCCTTTCCTGATTCTCCTGTCTGTGAAGAGAAATGCACACATTAAATTATGTATGTTACATCTCAAGCCTCACTGAAAGTAATTTAATGCTCATAAAAGCATACCTTTTTTACAGACACAATTACACTTTGAATCAAAATTAATATTATGTAATTTCACCAGATCACTGCCAAGTATACTCCTACACAGTCAATGTTGTAAGTATTGTAACATTAACCAGGGGCAGCCAGCTTGACAACAGTCTATGGTGGCCTAGGTTTTCACTGAATAATTCATTAACCAGCAAACGATTGCAATTCCAAACAACACATGCAGAAGCCAAACAAATAACTGCCTTCAAACTCTACGTTTCTGGAAAAGTCGGGTTCTCTTGCATTACAGTAGAGACTGTAATGGTAtcatgtttcagctttaatacTAGCTATAATGTACGTACATCATGGGATGTGTCTAGTTTTATTAAGGACAGGCTGTCGCTGACCTCACATTTGCCCCCACCCTGCCAAAAGTAAACGTATGAGTTGTGTATGCATACCCCAGCCACGTGAGGCCTTTTTTGTGGAAAGCAATTCTTGTTGGAAAAGTAAAGGGATCTCAGATACCAGAGAGCTGCCAATATGACTGGACCCAGTGTTTCTGTTAGCTAAGCTGCACATGATTAGCACCATGTCATACAGCTTCTATGAAAGCTAACTGGAAGCTAAGTTATGGCTTTAACCCTTCGCCGTATTGTATTTAAATACACCCGCTGACATTACCTTTCACAATCAGTTTACGTAATGTGTGAAAACCCCTACGAGGCAGACGTTTACAGCCGCAATAGGAGCAAACGACCTGGATTTCGTACAATTAACAGGCCAGAAATGAATAGCTGTGCTGCTGCTAGGGACCACCAGAAGCGCTTCACTCGGGTAAGCAGCTGGCTAATGCTAGTCGACTTTAAAAGCAGCGGCTGAGCGCTGTGCAGTGACCCGAAAAGCCGGGGGCTCGGGAGGATCGGCTGTCCCAGAGCAATCTGTCTCTACCGCTCCGCGCGACAAATCTAACCTATACGCAGTTTACTGCGGACAACAGGCACTACATAGTAGCTAAAGATATCCCCCTTATTTTCAAACACTACGTTTCATTTACACGGCTTTCTGTCGTGTTTCGTAACTTTATAGAGCGCACAATAACACTACTGACAAGTCAGTCAACAGAATCCGAGCAAGCTGGTTCATCAGTACTAACGGTCGACAGGGCCAAATTAAACGTCGAACTTCAGTGACGTTTCTTCAGAATTGCAACGCGTACAAAGCGAAGCTATTCTAAAACTGAGAAACCCAAAAGTTGTTGGCCGTGTTACGGTGAAAATGATCCACGTTATTAACCAACAGCAACTATATTATGAAAGCTACCGAAGCGCATTGCGTTATTGTTCAATACTCACCTCGGGAATCACATAGAATATAAAGTGCTTCTGTGCAAAAATTCTTGCAGACCTATCGCTAGCAGGCTAGCAAGGTAGCTAGCCTAGCGAGCGAGTTCTTCGAGGCTTTCAAGGCTAAATTGAATATGAAATGACATCAGCGAATGGCGAAATGTTAATcgtagaaaaaaaataggaaaggCGAGTATCCTTTTATGCGACTGTAGTTCtcaagctgtaaacaaaacatacataaCCCCTTGCTGACTGTCATACGCTGTATGATCGGTTAGTTTACTATCGGCCATTTTGCTTCTGCGTGAGGGTTTAGCCAGCATATGATATCACCAGGCTGGTTGTTGatcagagaggggaggaggagcagagcgCATACCGACACCGTCCACCAGAGGGCGTCCTAACAGCGGAAGCATGACGTCATACACGCGGGGTATGAGTAAGTAAACAAATGGgacaaaaatctgtggatataTTACTTGCTCAAGACAGTaagtcaaaaacaaattgtgattttaaaaaaatcttattcTCTGTTACTGTGAACGGGAATAATGTTAAGTCTTCCAGGTAGTTTTTGAGGTGAAACACcgcattttcatcatttttaatgaacatgacatttttatgtgaatcaaaaaaaaaaaggctagtTTAGTTGTTGGTCTAACAAATGgatgtagaatttttttttttgtttgttttccattactTTGTCTATATTATACTTGGGTTCCAGATTTTTGTATGGTTTCCTAATTGACTAGCGATTGCACTGACATCTAATTGTATGCtgtaatatttcaataaaaaacaattagatcaagtatttt from Xiphias gladius isolate SHS-SW01 ecotype Sanya breed wild chromosome 3, ASM1685928v1, whole genome shotgun sequence encodes:
- the LOC120784343 gene encoding trinucleotide repeat-containing gene 6B protein-like, coding for MEDKKKKKEDKRKRETSQKVTEQKIKVPESAKPSCSQPLTTPGSVSPSPGPVAPSSPSPGAAGVSAQVPPGGGNNAKQRTAVANGQPSSSPSGSQTSQQQRYMSREVPPRFRCQQDHKVLLKRGQPPLSSMLLGGGGGEGGTGGGSGWVGPPPVSSQGADNPGASTAGGADSNLGSSSPSPPNFSSSSLCVAALSSSSTSTTSTYANSTWGAGSGSQSSSQGCGKVIVDGTDLEDWPSILGGAKLSSDGAGGGLQEQDCPSNNNNSSASWSERNIQQKGGAVGGGVGNMDNPSPPRSSPLSSSSSLNECVQSSGGVWGSSTSSQVEAGLGSAAFYNSKVSHLLPGSQESPVGGSSVSGANFNPNVNPSAWPALVQGGTPTSASDGLPLHLSITSAPSFSASTTIITTHSLSSVNQTGLHQQHTETAVGARTGEPQQQLGNPGPELGSGGGARGAGPKEEDGDERDCGVASVEEEGGGNLSGSSSSSLAAASSWRSMPPVSSDLSAGPSQADGWGGGGTGAQGQEGNVWGFGSQSEKSGWGRGNDGGSNTPVVSQGAWEGGSSEAEWGGTEGGVSSSNLAIASGRGGDGSSNSSSSGGSVGIGGSVLQDSASPKFETMAKAWDNQKGMESGDGVVGEWGGGGGQSGGTGGGGPSSSSGGGSIAGSGGEGSGSSHKQDRTSSVRHRSHETSNAEVALLSMLNRSDLDPRVLSNMGWGQTQIRQNVAWDLDTTAGVGNRYERSTSSSSAFSSATMNTTTSRVPGYPSNTSSITNDSSSGCHKTSLNSGPATVKDGWDGGATQSTCGPHLPGSTIRKPGMPEEDMEGNPGKAAGGWGNLPPENQGKGWGTEEQQWRDHREGGGNRRDIGEQGSGWANGPEDKGTGGWKGTGRGEAAAWGGQCGGGGDWGQRDSIPGGGWGDRRSRGGSNSDEGSSWGNLDEGGSQRIGWGGGDVGGGKSHQDWGTAKPHTAAAQIPNSQVAPMKAPNQQQHQSQGQQPPGGPIQGGWNSRSTVGGGGPPSKIQNQSSGWTSGPIPQISGGGGDTLEPSGWEEPSPQSISRKMEIDDGTSAWGDPTRYNSKNVNLWDKKGATPSQSHGQKAPPPSMQQQPPRRQQGMQHSRDTNPAAVGPGMWGGGAQSVDNGTAAWGQASDGATSWGDPDEPGKASGWGNPSANPGKPGTKSMESWGGKGEGSVAASRHPSWDEEDDGGGGVWNSTGSQGSSSSFNSGGWGQTHGGKRSNIKSGGGDSWMNPVSRQFSNMGLLGDDPSDDKKMEVDKRGITDYNGEMRRGGRGGGGYRLPSSKDMGSVDMGPYGEKMGGHGVFVGSGGGMPQPRGMHQPGMHPMNPSQGLRAQVPHQFLSAQVPGPMLKQMPSPGGSVGGVVGGVGGVGSVGSVGGVGGVGGGVFPPQISPQQLAVLSNIYPHMQQFHLACQLLLQQQQQQQQQQQQLLQNQRKFPQPQPLRQQPDPQQLARIMAILQQQRQHQQGGVGGAVAGGGGSKLSPSHLGGGLSKQPMLDPLQQSGMGGPLSDLHAKTQGMYSGLGPGSNLSGLELGPIMGGMKDTGGQQSRFKWMMEGHSPAPSSPDTTLHKNGPLPSAIKVRGGSPYSQYEMLGSDGLGIPPQGSVENWHRTPGSKMGNKPATSSWPPEFQPGVPWKGIQSSGDPESDPYMTPGSVLGSPGPPSLNDSDHQLLRDNIGPNPSLNTSLPSPGAWPYSASDSPLSNAHSTGKYSEYKPSWPPEPIGQNKLWKTNRNSSQLPRPPPGLTNQKQASPSPWGSGGPRLARSWGGGGINQESRFGPGSAWSDGVASRGSCWLLLSNLTPQIDGSTLRTICMQHGPLLTFHLGLTQGSALIRYSSRQEAAKAQGALHMCVLGNTTILAEFVSEEEVARYFAHSQAGGAEGASSGGAAAGGTQGSSGTGTAVASSGGSSPGSERAAVGTTSSGNGNGGGGGESGAAVLGSVRSSGSGWQSLDGTGSSSDTSSAQGSGLGIFSQWSTNGSGEGGGVGGVEAGRSGFWGGMTAGYPSSSLWGAPQMEERHQMDSPAALLPGDLLGGGADSI